The Linepithema humile isolate Giens D197 chromosome 2, Lhum_UNIL_v1.0, whole genome shotgun sequence genome has a segment encoding these proteins:
- the LOC136997885 gene encoding uncharacterized protein codes for MAEDEITYRQAKSKRTQAKAVCTRGKTFVDELGDRRISVVELRQRQAKFRESWKVFDEAQSRIELFEADEGQEAVHNNERQVFEDRYFEIDTKFEELIIAATAPENTLGPNPFGALMPQNTQDNGQPPNINVRLPRIDLPSFAGSYEDWRPFRDVFISIIHQSTVLSTIQKMQYLKAALKGEAADVISSLELSADNYVEAWDMLNERYDNQRVIVQKHIKAIFDLPVLVREGHAELRQLLDTSLKHLRALKVLKRSTDKWDDLLVHIVTSKLAPATNKEWETSLKSADVPTFKELIDFLSQRCRALEAIDRKPQLNASSNKPEKNASKKYTAAHAVTDKTACSFCKGDHPIYCCSKFQALSIDKRIAEIRQRKICLNCLKSTDHRAGNCNAGSCKKCHKRHNTLLHLESDKQAESSVPKSTESNTHEQAQDQVARSVNHATRAAGHQFLLSTAVVHIQDIKGNLYPCRALLDCGSQSNFITMELVEKLKLKQVPSCVPIHGVGNSNAATHGLVKVIMRSRLNGFKAELSCFVLRQITQELPTTTIKNADIHIPTGIKLADPEFMESAKIDLLLGVEVFWNLICVGQIKATDTQPCWQKTQLGWIAAGKFLTRQCSNLTLCNLTANEELNHAMRRFWEIEQGARNDQLTLEERNCEEHFAKNYIRNSEGRFIVKLPVKTEEMSQLGQSRDIAVHRFKGLERRFKRQPSLKGDYVEFMREYATLGHMKELRGEQSTAALHYYIPHHCVIKEENSTTKLRVVFDASCKTSSGISLNDALMIGPVLQQDLISIILRFRTFKYALIADIEKMYRQVLVDETQLPLQRIVWREDPDEPLKEFELLTLTYGTGPASFLAIKALRTLATLERENYPVGSRITLRDFYVDDLITGANSRTEALQILNETTKLLHQGGFVLKKWASNERDLLINVSNLSHAATRALDREGVCRTLGIRWNPVDDVFQYNITVRENQEQRATKRKVLSFIARIFDPLGLLGPVVVIAKLLIQTLWTLHLDWDESLPVNIHTEWKAYLSQIKQLNNFCIPRNAMEIHPIVRIELHGFCDASQNAYGACLYIRVTDQDGIHYTNLLCSKSRVAPLKTVNLPRLELCGAQLLSQLVHKTIQVLDLQLHEIYYWTDSTIVMGWIKSPSRNFSTFVANRIGEIQELTTIENWRHVRTKDNPADPLSRGFNAEALKKSEIWWKGPPWLRQDQCCWPKPNQQVINLDELPERRRMIITNTTARDDFDVYETFSSYARLVRAIAICFRFVHNSRSDPQQRRFGAVTAQEFEAARKRIVKQVQQVAFQDIVKDIKGKETNAKNHRLLNLNPFIDSEGLLRVGGRLKRSDLSYDSKHQLILPTRHRFTQLVIEHEHKRTLHSGSQCTLAAVRLQYWPVGARSMVRKIVNKCVICFKAKPRVSKQIMADLPSTRVNKSRPFSNVGVDYCGPILLREGKRRNAKSSKAWIAIFVCFATKAIHIELVTDLTSEAFLSALKRFIGRRGRPSNIFSDNGTNFVGANRALEELRDLFNQEEFRHRVTNEASSDAITWHFIPPRAPHFGGLWEAAVRSTKHHFYRVASDGSLTFEEAATLLIQIEAILNSRPITPLSSDPDDSSYLTPGHFLIGDSLIAYPEPDLQHLPNNRLSRWQYIEKIRQQFWKRWSVEYLHQMQQRNKWKRDEGPPIQVGQLVVVKEDGLPPQSWLVGRIMEVHPGADNVVRAASVKTTRGTFKRPASKLCVLPLET; via the coding sequence ATGGCAGAAGACGAAATCACATATCGTCAAGCAAAAAGCAAGAGAACACAGGCAAAGGCGGTATGTACGCGTGGAAAAACATTCGTTGACGAGCTGGGTGACAGACGAATTTCCGTCGTCGAATTACGACAGCGACAAGCAAAATTCAGAGAATCCTGGAAGGTTTTCGACGAAGCACAGTCACGGATTGAATTGTTCGAAGCCGATGAGGGTCAAGAAGCTGTGCATAATAACGAGCGACAAGTATTCGAGGACAGATACTTCGAGATCGATACTAAATTCGAAGAGCTTATCATAGCCGCTACGGCACCTGAAAATACGCTTGGACCTAATCCATTTGGGGCTCTTATGCCGCAAAATACTCAAGACAACGGTCAGCCACCAAACATAAACGTGCGTTTACCGCGAATTGATCTTCCATCTTTTGCCGGATCATATGAAGACTGGCGCCCGTTTCGTGACGTCTTCATATCCATAATACACCAGAGTACGGTACTATCGACCAttcaaaaaatgcaatatttgaaAGCAGCACTCAAGGGTGAAGCTGCTGACGTCATTAGTTCACTAGAACTGTCAGCCGATAATTACGTTGAGGCATGGGACATGTTGAACGAGCGGTACGACAATCAGCGCGTAATAGTACAAAAACACATCAAGGCTATCTTTGATCTTCCAGTCCTTGTTAGAGAAGGTCACGCCGAACTTCGACAACTTTTGGATACGAGTTTGAAGCACCTGCGTGCTCTCAAGGTTCTAAAACGTTCAACTGATAAGTGGGACGATTTGCTTGTCCACATAGTCACCAGTAAGCTAGCTCCAGCCACAAATAAAGAATGGGAGACAAGCCTCAAGAGTGCAGACGTACCAACGTTCAAGGAGTTGATTGATTTTCTTTCGCAACGCTGTCGCGCTCTGGAAGCGATAGATCGAAAGCCACAGTTGAATGCATCATCCAACAAGCCTGAGAAAAACGCATCAAAAAAATACACAGCGGCTCACGCAGTAACGGATAAAACAGCATGCAGTTTCTGCAAGGGCGATCACCCTATTTATTGTTGTAGTAAATTTCAAGCATTATCCATTGACAAGAGGATCGCGGAAATACGGCAGCGTAAGATATGCTTGAATTGTCTAAAATCCACGGATCATCGAGCTGGGAATTGTAACGCAGGATCTTGCAAGAAGTGTCATAAAAGGCACAATACACTACTGCATTTAGAGTCAGATAAACAAGCAGAGAGCTCCGTGCCCAAGTCAACAGAGTCCAATACACATGAGCAAGCGCAAGATCAAGTAGCGCGCAGTGTAAATCACGCGACACGTGCAGCAGGACATCAGTTTTTACTTTCCACGGCAGTTGTTCATATTCAAGACATAAAGGGAAATCTGTACCCATGTCGCGCACTTTTAGATTGCGGATcacaatctaattttataactatGGAGTTGGtggagaaattaaaattgaagcaAGTTCCTAGTTGCGTGCCAATACATGGTGTAGGAAATTCAAATGCGGCAACGCACGGCCTCGTCAAGGTGATCATGCGATCTCGGCTCAATGGCTTCAAGGCAGAACTCAGTTGCTTCGTTCTTCGCCAAATCACTCAGGAACTTCCAACTACGACCATTAAGAACGCAGACATTCACATTCCAACGGGAATCAAGTTGGCCGATCCTGAGTTCATGGAATCTGCGAAGATTGACCTGTTACTAGGCGTCGAAGTATTTTGGAATCTTATTTGCGTGGGTCAAATAAAGGCGACCGATACTCAACCCTGTTGGCAAAAGACGCAGCTGGGATGGATTGCTGCCGGCAAGTTTCTAACAAGACAGTGCTCAAATTTGACTCTTTGCAATCTCACCGCAAACGAAGAATTAAATCACGCTATGAGACGATTTTGGGAAATTGAGCAGGGCGCGCGGAATGATCAGCTGACTCTGGAAGAACGAAATTGCGAAGAACATTTCGCCAAAAACTATATCCGAAATTCAGAAGGCAGATTCATCGTAAAACTCCCGGTCAAAACTGAGGAAATGTCCCAACTTGGTCAATCCAGGGATATCGCGGTACACCGATTCAAAGGGCTCGAGAGGAGATTTAAGCGTCAACCTTCCCTGAAAGGTGATTACGTGGAATTTATGCGTGAATATGCGACATTGGGTCACATGAAAGAGCTACGAGGTGAACAGTCAACCGCAGCACTTCATTATTATATACCACATCATTGCGTCATCAAAGAAGAGAATTCTACAACTAAGTTAAGAGTGGTATTTGATGCGTCGTGCAAGACTTCATCAGGGATCTCACTCAATGACGCTCTCATGATTGGTCCTGTCTTACAGCAAGATTTAATATCGATTATTCTTAGATTTCGTACATTCAAGTACGCTCTAATAGCGGACATAGAAAAAATGTATCGCCAAGTATTAGTGGATGAAACGCAGTTGCCATTGCAACGTATAGTGTGGCGTGAAGATCCTGACGAACCGCTCAAAGAATTTGAATTGCTGACTCTTACGTACGGAACAGGTCCAGCATCCTTTCTCGCTATTAAGGCGCTCCGAACTCTCGCGACGttagaaagagagaattatCCGGTAGGCTCGCGAATCACGTTGCGCGACTTCTATGTTGACGACTTGATAACTGGTGCGAACTCAAGAACAGAAGCTTTACAAATTCTCAACGAAACCACCAAGCTACTTCACCAGGGCGGatttgtgttaaaaaaatggGCGTCAAATGAGCGGGACTTACTTATAAATGTCTCCAACTTATCACACGCTGCTACACGAGCATTAGACAGAGAAGGAGTCTGCAGAACTCTAGGCATTCGCTGGAATCCAGTTGATGACGTGTTTCAATACAATATCACGGTACGGGAAAATCAGGAACAGCGTGCCACTAAAAGAAAGGTGCTATCGTTTATCGCACGAATATTTGATCCCTTGGGACTATTGGGACCGGTTGTAGTGATAGCTAAGTTGCTTATTCAAACGCTATGGACTCTCCATTTAGACTGGGATGAATCGCTACCTGTAAATATACACACTGAATGGAAGGCTTACTTATCACAGATCAAGCAACTGAACAATTTTTGCATTCCGCGTAATGCAATGGAAATTCATCCAATTGTGCGAATCGAGCTACATGGCTTTTGCGACGCAAGTCAAAACGCATATGGTGCGTGCTTATACATCCGCGTCACTGATCAGGACGGCATACATTATACGAACTTGTTGTGTTCAAAATCGCGCGTCGCTCCGTTGAAAACGGTGAATTTACCTAGATTGGAGCTCTGTGGCGCTCAACTACTGTCGCAATTAGTGCATAAGACAATACAAGTTTTGGATTTGCAGCTCCATGAGATATACTACTGGACGGATTCTACGATAGTCATGGGATGGATCAAATCGCCCAGCCGCAATTTTAGCACTTTTGTCGCGAATAGAATTGGAGAAATTCAAGAGCTCACTACAATTGAAAATTGGCGTCACGTGAGGACGAAGGATAATCCGGCAGATCCTTTGTCTCGTGGGTTCAACGCAGAAGCTCTCAAGAAGTCAGAGATTTGGTGGAAAGGTCCTCCATGGTTACGTCAAGATCAATGTTGTTGGCCTAAACCAAATCAACAGGTCATAAATTTGGATGAGTTACCAGAACGCCGCAGAATGATAATCACTAATACTACGGCGAGGGACGACTTTGACGTATATGAAACTTTCTCTTCATATGCTCGACTCGTTAGAGCCATTGCGATTTGTTTCAGATTCGTTCACAATTCTCGATCTGACCCGCAGCAAAGAAGATTTGGTGCAGTCACTGCACAAGAATTCGAAGCCGCTAGAAAAAGGATTGTTAAGCAAGTTCAGCAAGTAGCTTTTCAAGATATAGTCAAGGATATCAAAGGGAAGGAAACGAACGCGAAAAACCACCGTTTGCTTAATCTAAACCCGTTCATAGATTCCGAAGGACTACTCAGAGTAGGCGGTCGATTAAAAAGGTCAGATCTATCATACGACAGTAAACATCAGCTTATCCTACCTACTCGTCATCGTTTCACTCAACTTGTTATTGAGCACGAGCACAAGAGGACTCTTCACTCAGGCTCGCAGTGCACTTTAGCAGCCGTGAGATTACAATATTGGCCCGTAGGAGCTCGAAGCATGGTGCGCAAGATAGTCAATAAATGCGTCATTTGCTTCAAGGCCAAACCGCGTGTCTCCAAACAAATTATGGCCGATCTTCCTTCCACTCGCGTTAATAAATCTAGACCGTTCAGCAATGTTGGCGTCGATTATTGCGGTCCAATCTTGCTACGCGAGGGCAAGCGTCGCAACGCTAAAAGCTCAAAGGCTTGGATTGCCATATTTGTTTGTTTCGCTACGAAGGCTATACACATTGAGCTGGTAACGGATTTAACATCGGAAGCATTCTTAAGCGCTCTAAAACGATTTATCGGGCGAAGAGGAAGGCCCTCCAATATATTCTCCGACAACGGAACCAACTTCGTGGGCGCAAATCGAGCGCTAGAAGAATTACGAGATCTATTCAATCAAGAGGAGTTCCGTCACCGCGTCACAAATGAGGCATCCAGTGATGCCATCACGTGGCATTTTATTCCTCCGCGCGCGCCACACTTTGGTGGCCTGTGGGAGGCCGCTGTGCGATCTACTAAGCATCATTTCTATCGAGTCGCATCGGACGGCTCATTAACATTTGAAGAAGCTGCCACGTTACTAATTCAGATCGAAGCGATATTAAATTCACGACCTATAACCCCGTTATCCTCCGATCCTGACGATAGTTCTTATTTAACTCCTGGACACTTCCTAATCGGAGACTCACTCATTGCATATCCGGAACCAGATTTACAGCATTTACCGAATAATCGTCTATCTAGATGGCAGTACATAGAGAAAATTCGACAGCAGTTCTGGAAACGATGGTCAGTGGAATACCTCCACCAGATGCAACAACGTAACAAGTGGAAACGAGACGAGGGACCTCCAATCCAAGTCGGACAGTTGGTTGTGGTCAAAGAAGACGGTTTACCACCACAATCTTGGCTAGTAGGCCGCATCATGGAGGTGCACCCCGGGGCTGACAACGTCGTCCGAGCTGCTAGTGTTAAAACCACGCGAGGAACTTTTAAAAGGCCAGCTTCAAAGCTGTGCGTGTTGCCTTTAGAGACATAA